The proteins below are encoded in one region of Roseovarius bejariae:
- the mltG gene encoding endolytic transglycosylase MltG produces MWRHIASNFLTFLVVLVFLLGGVILWGQAEYTAEGPLEESICLRVERGTNMRAVSRELVGQGALSNGTIFRVGAEYSNKSSQLKAGSWLIPDGASMQEITDIITRGGASTCGTEVVYRIGVTRSEVQVRELDPATNRYVEKAAFIPGESDAPEAFENVREKADTRYRIAVAEGVTSWQIVNGLQSVDVLEGEVNETPPEGSLAPDSYEVRAGDTRGSVIERMRQAQDVILAEAWQNRAEGIPLDSPYEALILASVIEKETGVPSERGQVASVFTNRLRQGMRLQTDPTVIYGITKGEGVLGRGLRRSELRAATPWNTYVIEGLPPTPIANPGRASIEAAVNPLDTDYIFFVAKTLDPRDGHAFAETLAEHNENVARYRALEAEQGQN; encoded by the coding sequence ATGTGGCGGCATATCGCCTCTAACTTCCTGACTTTCCTTGTTGTTCTGGTTTTCCTTCTGGGGGGCGTGATCCTTTGGGGGCAGGCCGAATACACCGCGGAAGGGCCCTTGGAGGAATCCATCTGCCTGCGGGTGGAACGGGGCACGAATATGCGCGCCGTGTCGCGGGAATTGGTGGGGCAAGGCGCCTTGAGCAACGGCACCATCTTTCGTGTCGGTGCGGAATATTCCAATAAATCCAGTCAGTTGAAGGCCGGAAGCTGGCTTATCCCCGATGGGGCCAGCATGCAGGAGATCACCGATATCATCACCCGGGGAGGCGCAAGCACCTGCGGGACCGAGGTGGTTTATCGAATCGGGGTAACCCGGTCGGAAGTGCAGGTGCGCGAACTGGATCCGGCCACGAACCGCTATGTCGAGAAGGCGGCCTTCATTCCGGGGGAGAGCGACGCACCGGAAGCCTTTGAAAACGTGCGGGAAAAGGCCGATACACGTTATCGCATCGCGGTGGCCGAAGGGGTGACAAGCTGGCAGATCGTCAATGGGTTGCAATCGGTCGACGTTCTGGAGGGAGAGGTTAACGAAACCCCGCCCGAAGGCAGCCTTGCCCCCGACAGTTACGAGGTGCGCGCCGGGGATACGCGCGGCAGCGTGATCGAAAGAATGCGGCAGGCTCAGGATGTTATCCTTGCCGAAGCCTGGCAGAACAGGGCCGAAGGCATTCCGCTTGACTCCCCGTACGAGGCGTTAATCCTTGCCTCGGTGATCGAGAAGGAAACCGGCGTGCCCTCGGAACGCGGGCAGGTGGCCAGTGTCTTTACCAACCGCTTGCGGCAGGGCATGAGATTGCAGACCGACCCGACGGTGATCTACGGCATCACCAAGGGGGAAGGCGTGCTTGGCCGGGGCTTGCGGCGGAGTGAACTTCGCGCTGCAACCCCTTGGAATACTTACGTAATCGAAGGCTTGCCACCAACACCGATTGCCAATCCGGGACGGGCCAGTATCGAGGCGGCGGTCAATCCTCTGGACACCGATTACATCTTCTTCGTGGCAAAAACGCTGGACCCGCGCGATGGCCATGCCTTTGCCGAGACACTGGCCGAGCACAACGAAAACGTGGCCCGTTATCGCGCACTTGAGGCGGAGCAAGGCCAGAACTGA
- a CDS encoding M23 family metallopeptidase: MRTRLAIKFHALLERYFPERRVFLRSDTDTRFIRLRPGSQLLAFAGATAIVAWTIIATAVLVMDSIGAGNFREQAKRDQRTYEMRLNALSSERDKRAEEAAAAQERFNSALKQISAMQSELLASETRRRELETGIEVIQSTLRTAMTERDDARDEAQELALALENNDGATLPGENGENATDGTLNVLAAALQDTARERDQIRKDAQTALLEADEMALRLKLIQDQNDQIFRQLEEAMTISVEPLDKMFRAAGMNTKDLLNTVRRGYSGQGGPLMPLSFSTRGEDPSPDAERANRILNGLDDLNLYRIAAQKAPFSVPLKGNFRYTSGFGMRWGRMHKGTDFAAPHGTPIYATADGVVTHAGWLSGYGRLVKIQHEFGIETRYAHNSKIFVKKGQRVSRGQKISAMGNTGRSTGTHLHYEVRVGGKAVNPMIYIKAANDVF; encoded by the coding sequence GTGCGCACACGACTCGCTATCAAATTTCACGCGCTGCTAGAGCGCTACTTCCCCGAGCGCCGGGTTTTCCTGCGCTCCGATACGGACACACGCTTCATCCGGCTTCGCCCCGGCTCACAGCTTCTGGCCTTTGCCGGCGCCACGGCCATCGTCGCCTGGACGATCATCGCCACCGCCGTTCTCGTGATGGATTCGATCGGCGCGGGCAATTTCCGCGAACAGGCCAAGCGCGATCAGCGCACCTATGAAATGCGCCTCAACGCGCTGTCCTCGGAACGCGACAAACGCGCCGAAGAGGCCGCCGCGGCACAGGAACGCTTCAACTCGGCACTCAAGCAGATTTCGGCCATGCAGTCCGAACTGCTGGCCTCGGAAACCCGCCGCCGCGAACTGGAAACCGGCATCGAGGTGATCCAGTCCACCCTGCGCACCGCGATGACCGAACGCGACGACGCCCGCGACGAAGCACAGGAACTCGCCCTCGCGCTGGAAAACAACGACGGCGCCACCCTGCCCGGCGAAAACGGCGAAAACGCCACCGACGGCACGCTCAACGTTCTGGCCGCCGCCCTGCAAGACACAGCCCGCGAACGCGACCAGATCCGCAAGGACGCTCAGACCGCCCTTCTGGAAGCCGATGAAATGGCCCTGCGCCTGAAGCTCATTCAGGACCAGAACGATCAGATCTTCCGCCAACTCGAAGAGGCGATGACCATCTCGGTCGAACCGCTCGACAAGATGTTCCGCGCGGCGGGCATGAACACCAAGGATTTGCTGAACACCGTGCGCCGCGGCTATTCCGGCCAGGGCGGCCCGCTGATGCCGCTCAGCTTCTCCACCCGTGGCGAAGACCCTTCGCCCGACGCCGAGCGCGCCAACCGCATCCTCAACGGGCTGGACGATTTGAACCTCTACCGTATCGCCGCGCAAAAGGCCCCCTTCTCGGTGCCGCTCAAGGGCAATTTCCGGTATACCTCCGGCTTCGGGATGCGCTGGGGCCGGATGCACAAGGGCACCGATTTCGCCGCGCCCCACGGCACCCCCATCTACGCCACCGCCGACGGGGTCGTCACCCACGCCGGTTGGCTCTCGGGATATGGCCGTCTCGTGAAAATCCAGCACGAGTTCGGGATTGAAACCCGCTACGCCCACAATTCGAAAATCTTCGTGAAGAAAGGCCAAAGGGTCTCGCGCGGACAAAAGATTTCGGCTATGGGCAATACTGGACGATCCACCGGGACCCATCTACACTACGAGGTCCGTGTGGGCGGCAAAGCCGTCAACCCCATGATCTATATCAAGGCTGCTAACGATGTTTTCTAA
- a CDS encoding peroxiredoxin, whose product MTDSAQMAPDFTLPRDGDDNVTLSTLRPAPVVLFFYPRDDTSGCTKEAIGFTEMHGEFQALGAHVMGISKDTVAKHEKFRDKHSLGIPLLSDAEDEVCEAFGVFKEKKMYGKTFMGIERSTFLIDGEGRIAREWRKVKVPGHVEEVLQALKDLTA is encoded by the coding sequence ATGACCGACAGCGCCCAAATGGCCCCCGATTTCACCCTGCCGCGCGATGGCGACGACAACGTGACCCTCTCCACCCTGCGCCCCGCACCGGTGGTTTTGTTCTTCTACCCGCGCGACGACACCTCCGGCTGCACCAAGGAGGCCATCGGCTTCACCGAAATGCACGGGGAATTTCAGGCCCTCGGCGCCCATGTCATGGGGATTTCCAAGGATACCGTCGCCAAGCACGAAAAATTCCGCGACAAGCACAGCCTTGGCATCCCGCTTCTGTCGGACGCCGAGGACGAGGTCTGCGAGGCTTTCGGCGTCTTCAAGGAAAAGAAGATGTACGGCAAAACCTTCATGGGCATCGAACGCTCCACCTTTCTGATCGACGGCGAAGGACGCATCGCACGCGAATGGCGCAAGGTGAAAGTCCCCGGCCATGTCGAGGAGGTGCTCCAGGCCCTGAAAGACCTCACCGCATGA
- a CDS encoding AsmA-like C-terminal region-containing protein codes for MSETEDIKPPRRRWRRVLLWALAFLLALVVAGVVGLMALVGTQVSAPDWLRTRITERINADSGDLQLGLGDMSVVMEDDWIPRLSLREVTVRDEAGQPLANLTDVQGTLALKPLLQGELRPGVIQVSGVQVTLRRSVGGGLGVSLGEAATPAVEEAPSMAALLQPLEDLLREPHFASLARVEARNMTLRYEDARAQRAWTVDGGRLMLERTGEDLQIRGDFVLLGNRAYATTLAVNYTGRMGEAEAEFGVSFEDMPARDIAGQSPALTWLDALDAPISGALRAEVAEDGRLGPLNATLQIGAGVLQPTEATKPIPFSSARSYFTYDPRQQVLRFDEVSLESPWVSAQAEGQAYLVGMESGWPSELQAQFQVSRISANPAELYPAPVELEQVAMDMRLEMEPFRLSLGQMSLVDRDRYLVLRGEVQAEPEGWDLALDGEMDGLSPARLLELWPVGVKPKTRTWIDENVKTAELSEIQLAVRSQPKSRPDVFLGFDYTGLETRFIKDVPHIQAAAGHASLYDNRFVIAATEGFVQAAEGGRIDIAGTSFEVPNVAIKRGPARTQLRTESTITAALSLLNEEPFRFLDKAGRPVALADGRAVLEGRLDFLLKPGLKPDEVAFDVGGTLRDVRSEVLVPGRVLAATQLEVRAGNDSLTVGGEGRLGRVPVNGRYRAALGPEGGGAARVEGWVELSERFADEFNIGLPPGSLSGAGRADVVIDFEKGQPGAFEMTSDLAGVGLSLRQLDWSLPRAAQGRLEVAGRLGTPPELSRVALDAAGLSALGRVTLREDGQLERASFESVRVGTWLDAPVDLIGRGAGVTPAVQVRGGTVDLRQTSLSGEGQGDGQARREGGPVSLALDRLQISDGIALTDFRADLDMRRGADGSFTGKVNGGAPVRGRVVPQRGRSAFRIQSDNAGGVLGSAGLLKQARDGTLDLVLAPAEAPGTYDGQLTARDLRLKDAPALAALLNAMSVVGLLEQLDGEGIHFGEVDARFRLSPKRVTLYSGSAVGASMGISMDGYYFMESEQMDMQGVISPFYMLNGIGGIFTRRGEGLVGVNYELTGRAANPQVSMNPLSVFTPGMFRELFRRPPPERNGGQQAAPQQDERRPQDTGRGNGQ; via the coding sequence ATGAGTGAAACGGAAGACATCAAGCCACCGCGCCGCAGATGGCGGCGGGTGCTGTTATGGGCACTGGCGTTCTTGTTGGCGCTGGTGGTGGCCGGCGTTGTCGGGCTGATGGCGCTGGTGGGCACGCAGGTAAGCGCGCCCGATTGGCTGCGGACGCGGATCACCGAGCGGATCAACGCGGATTCGGGCGATTTGCAGCTTGGCCTTGGGGATATGTCGGTTGTCATGGAGGATGACTGGATTCCGCGGCTGAGCCTGCGTGAGGTCACGGTGCGTGACGAGGCGGGTCAGCCCTTGGCCAACCTGACGGACGTGCAGGGCACGTTGGCCCTCAAGCCGCTGTTGCAGGGGGAGTTGCGGCCCGGTGTGATCCAGGTGTCCGGGGTTCAGGTTACCCTGCGGCGGAGCGTGGGCGGCGGCCTTGGCGTCAGCCTTGGGGAGGCGGCGACCCCGGCGGTCGAAGAAGCCCCCAGCATGGCCGCCTTGTTGCAGCCCTTGGAAGACCTGCTGCGTGAGCCGCATTTTGCCTCGCTTGCGCGCGTCGAGGCGCGCAACATGACGCTGCGCTACGAGGATGCCCGCGCGCAACGGGCCTGGACCGTGGATGGCGGGCGCTTGATGCTGGAGCGGACGGGCGAGGATTTGCAGATCAGGGGCGATTTCGTGCTGTTGGGCAACCGGGCCTATGCCACGACGCTGGCAGTGAACTACACCGGGCGGATGGGCGAGGCCGAGGCCGAATTCGGCGTCAGCTTCGAGGATATGCCCGCCCGCGACATTGCCGGGCAGTCCCCAGCGCTAACTTGGCTTGACGCGCTTGATGCGCCGATTTCGGGGGCGTTGCGGGCGGAAGTGGCCGAGGACGGGCGGCTTGGCCCGCTCAACGCGACCTTGCAGATCGGCGCGGGCGTTTTGCAGCCCACCGAGGCCACCAAGCCGATCCCGTTTTCCAGCGCGCGCAGCTACTTCACCTATGATCCAAGGCAGCAGGTCCTGCGGTTCGACGAGGTCAGCCTTGAAAGCCCCTGGGTCAGCGCGCAGGCCGAGGGGCAGGCCTATCTGGTGGGGATGGAGAGCGGTTGGCCCAGTGAACTTCAGGCGCAGTTCCAGGTCAGCCGGATCAGTGCCAACCCCGCGGAGCTTTACCCGGCCCCCGTGGAACTGGAACAGGTGGCCATGGACATGCGCCTTGAGATGGAGCCCTTCCGGTTGAGCCTTGGACAGATGAGCCTTGTGGACCGGGACAGGTATCTTGTGCTGCGCGGTGAGGTGCAGGCCGAACCGGAGGGCTGGGATCTGGCTTTGGATGGCGAAATGGACGGGCTATCGCCCGCGCGCCTGTTGGAGCTGTGGCCCGTCGGGGTGAAGCCCAAGACCCGGACATGGATCGACGAGAACGTGAAGACGGCGGAGTTGAGCGAGATACAGCTTGCCGTGCGGTCACAGCCGAAAAGCCGCCCGGATGTGTTTCTGGGCTTCGATTACACGGGGTTGGAGACGCGGTTTATCAAGGACGTGCCGCATATTCAGGCCGCGGCGGGACATGCCTCGCTTTACGACAATCGGTTTGTCATCGCGGCCACGGAAGGCTTCGTGCAGGCCGCCGAGGGCGGGCGGATCGATATTGCGGGGACCAGTTTCGAAGTGCCCAACGTGGCGATCAAGCGCGGCCCGGCGCGAACGCAATTGCGCACGGAGAGCACGATAACCGCGGCCTTGTCGCTGCTGAACGAAGAACCGTTTCGCTTTCTCGACAAGGCGGGACGGCCCGTGGCGCTGGCCGATGGGCGGGCGGTGCTGGAAGGGCGGCTGGATTTCCTGCTCAAGCCCGGATTGAAACCGGACGAGGTGGCCTTCGACGTGGGGGGCACGCTGCGCGATGTCCGCAGCGAGGTTCTGGTGCCGGGGCGGGTTCTGGCGGCGACGCAGCTTGAGGTGCGCGCCGGGAACGACAGCCTGACCGTCGGGGGCGAGGGGCGTTTGGGCCGGGTGCCGGTCAATGGCCGTTATCGTGCGGCGCTTGGCCCCGAGGGTGGCGGTGCGGCGCGTGTCGAAGGCTGGGTCGAGCTGTCGGAACGCTTTGCCGACGAGTTCAACATCGGCCTGCCCCCGGGAAGCCTGTCGGGCGCCGGGCGGGCCGATGTGGTGATCGATTTCGAGAAGGGACAGCCCGGAGCCTTCGAGATGACCTCGGACTTGGCCGGGGTGGGCCTGAGCCTGCGGCAGTTGGATTGGAGCCTGCCGCGCGCCGCGCAGGGCAGGTTGGAGGTGGCGGGCCGTCTGGGCACGCCGCCGGAGTTGAGCCGCGTGGCGTTGGACGCGGCGGGATTGTCGGCGCTGGGGCGTGTGACCCTGCGCGAGGACGGGCAGTTGGAGCGCGCCAGTTTCGAGAGCGTGCGGGTCGGCACGTGGTTGGATGCGCCGGTGGACCTGATCGGGCGCGGAGCGGGTGTGACGCCTGCGGTACAGGTGCGCGGCGGGACGGTCGATTTGCGGCAGACCTCGCTTTCGGGGGAGGGTCAAGGGGACGGGCAGGCGCGCCGCGAGGGCGGGCCGGTGAGCCTTGCGCTGGACCGGTTGCAGATTTCCGATGGCATCGCCCTGACCGATTTCCGGGCCGATCTGGATATGCGGCGCGGTGCGGATGGCAGTTTCACCGGCAAGGTCAACGGCGGCGCGCCGGTGCGTGGCCGGGTCGTGCCGCAGCGGGGCCGGAGCGCCTTTCGGATACAATCGGACAATGCCGGGGGGGTACTGGGCTCGGCCGGGTTGTTGAAACAGGCGCGGGACGGCACGCTTGACCTGGTGCTGGCCCCGGCGGAGGCGCCGGGCACCTATGATGGCCAGTTGACGGCGCGCGACTTGCGTCTCAAGGATGCGCCGGCGCTGGCGGCACTGCTGAATGCGATGAGTGTCGTGGGCCTGTTGGAGCAGTTGGACGGCGAGGGCATCCATTTTGGCGAGGTCGATGCGCGATTCAGGCTGTCGCCCAAGCGGGTGACGCTGTACTCGGGCAGCGCGGTCGGGGCCTCTATGGGGATTTCGATGGATGGCTATTACTTCATGGAAAGCGAACAGATGGATATGCAGGGTGTGATCTCGCCGTTTTACATGCTCAACGGGATCGGCGGCATCTTTACCCGCCGCGGCGAGGGCCTTGTGGGCGTGAATTACGAGCTGACGGGGCGGGCGGCGAACCCGCAGGTCAGCATGAACCCCTTGTCGGTGTTTACGCCGGGGATGTTCCGCGAACTGTTCCGCCGCCCGCCGCCGGAGCGGAATGGGGGACAGCAAGCCGCCCCGCAACAGGACGAGCGCAGACCACAAGACACAGGGCGAGGAAACGGGCAGTGA
- a CDS encoding ferritin-like domain-containing protein: protein MTQTLAEMAVEVLTTADGRAKTALSRRHAATWFAAREAGQDIPIGQAIPPLRPARPEKPELLDPRDVPRRRPGSPRGRVAILHAVAHIELNAVDLHWDIIARFTDTPMPMGFYDDWVKSADEESKHFNLVSDSLEAHDSHYGALPAHAGMWRAAEDTAQDIMGRLAVVPMVLEARGLDVTPGMIEIFEKAKDDQTVEALKVIYAEEVGHVAYGSKWFHFLCGRHEKDPKQVFHALVKRYFHGPLKPPFNEEKRAEAGLPPDFYWPLAT from the coding sequence ATGACCCAAACGCTTGCAGAGATGGCGGTGGAGGTCCTCACCACCGCCGATGGCCGCGCCAAAACCGCCCTCTCGCGCCGCCATGCCGCCACGTGGTTTGCCGCCCGTGAGGCCGGGCAGGACATCCCCATCGGTCAGGCCATACCGCCGCTGCGCCCCGCCCGCCCCGAAAAGCCAGAGCTTCTGGACCCCCGCGACGTGCCCCGCCGCCGCCCCGGAAGCCCACGGGGCCGCGTCGCCATCCTGCACGCCGTGGCCCATATCGAGCTCAACGCCGTTGACCTGCACTGGGACATCATCGCGCGCTTCACCGACACGCCCATGCCCATGGGCTTCTACGACGACTGGGTGAAATCGGCGGACGAGGAATCCAAGCATTTCAACCTCGTCTCCGACAGCTTGGAGGCCCACGACAGCCACTACGGCGCCCTGCCCGCCCATGCGGGCATGTGGCGCGCCGCCGAGGATACGGCGCAGGACATCATGGGCCGCCTCGCCGTCGTGCCCATGGTGCTTGAGGCCCGCGGGCTCGACGTCACCCCCGGCATGATCGAGATTTTCGAGAAGGCCAAGGACGACCAGACCGTCGAGGCGCTCAAGGTCATCTACGCCGAAGAAGTCGGCCACGTGGCCTATGGCTCCAAATGGTTCCACTTCCTTTGCGGGCGTCACGAAAAAGACCCCAAACAGGTCTTTCACGCGCTGGTGAAACGCTATTTCCACGGCCCGCTGAAGCCCCCCTTCAACGAGGAAAAGCGCGCCGAGGCGGGCCTGCCGCCCGATTTCTACTGGCCCCTGGCCACCTGA
- a CDS encoding bactofilin family protein, translating to MFSKSKINEPAPKAGDAPKPAAPDTKAETPRSDAPSTEFKASAPKAKPPASVLSSDLHVTGNLKTTGDIQVEGTIEGDIRAHLLTVGEGATIKGEVIADDVVVNGRIVGRVRGLKVRLTSTARVEGDIIHKTIAIESGAHFEGSVQRQDDPLNAKGGKPSGGQAQAQAPAQTKPADAKS from the coding sequence ATGTTTTCTAAAAGCAAAATCAACGAACCCGCGCCCAAGGCAGGTGACGCACCCAAACCGGCAGCGCCCGACACCAAGGCCGAGACGCCCCGCAGCGACGCGCCCAGCACCGAGTTCAAGGCCTCTGCGCCCAAGGCGAAACCGCCTGCGTCCGTGCTGTCGTCTGATCTGCATGTCACCGGCAACCTCAAAACCACCGGCGACATTCAGGTCGAAGGCACCATCGAAGGCGATATTCGCGCTCACCTTCTGACGGTTGGCGAAGGCGCCACCATCAAGGGCGAAGTGATTGCCGATGATGTCGTCGTGAACGGCCGTATCGTGGGCCGCGTGCGCGGCCTCAAGGTCCGCCTGACCTCGACCGCCCGTGTCGAAGGCGACATCATCCACAAGACCATCGCCATCGAATCCGGCGCCCACTTCGAAGGCTCGGTTCAGCGTCAGGACGATCCACTCAACGCCAAGGGCGGCAAGCCGTCCGGCGGTCAGGCCCAGGCCCAGGCTCCGGCGCAAACCAAGCCGGCCGACGCCAAGTCGTAA